Part of the Polycladomyces zharkentensis genome is shown below.
ATCAACAAATCGTTGTCAAACGCGAGCGGATGGTCGTAGTTGGTTTTCATCCGTTCTTCGAGGGGAAGATGAGACTGATCCCGGTAGTACGCATCCTGTTCGATCATCACGACCGAATCGGCAAATTGCTCGTACAGTTTGCGCGCGATCGTCGTTTTGCCGGAGCCGCTTCCACCGGCCACTCCGATGACAACAGGTCGCTTCATATTCGCATACCCTTCCTAGATCCATATTCCGCAACACACAAACCTCCGCTGATGATAGCAGGTTACGTACCTTTTTTCAAGATGGCGGCAGCCGGGGACCGACGGGATGGGCCGAATTACCATAAAAAAATTGATTGAAAAAAAGGAATAAAATCATATATAATCATTAGTGATCACAAACGATCGTAAATGATCGATCGCAAATGAGGGTTATCATGTTCACAGAAGAACGACAAATGCAAATCCTGTCCCATTTGCATGAGCACAAGCGCGCATCCGTTTCCGAACTGTGTAAGCGCTTCGGTGTCTCTCCCGCAACGATCCGACGGGATCTGAAGGAGCTTGAAGACGCGGGTCTGCTCAAACGCACCCATGGCGGCGCCATTTCGTTGGAACACGTGGGATTTGAACCCTCCTTTCAGGAAAAGGAGGACCAGTACCGCGAGGAAAAACGGCGCATCGCCATCAGAGCCGCGAGCATGATTCGCGAAGGAGAAACCGTGCTGTTGGACGCCGGAACGACCACTTGGGCGCTGGCAAGGGAGTTGACCCCATTTCAGCAATTGACGGTCGTGACGAATTCGGTATTCGTAATACGGGAGCTGGCTGGTCATTCCTCCATCGAGCTTCTCTGCGTGGGCGGGACGGTTCGCGGCACGACACAGTCCATGGTCGGCCCCGTAGCGGAGCAGACGTTGGAAACGATCCGGGTGGACAAAGCGTTCATCGGCACCAACGGGGTGGACCCGGATGCGGGACTGACCACACCCCATCTGTTGGAAGCCCAGGTGAAAAAGGCGATGATTCGTTCGGCAAAACAGGTGGTGTTGCTGAGCGATTCCGACAAAGCGGGGAAAGTGAGCTTTGCCCAATTTGCCCCCGTGGAAGCGGTGGATGTGTGGATCACGGACACGGGAGTGCCGGAGGCGTTGGCGGAACGGATACGGGAAAAAGGCGTGCATGTGATCAAGGTGTGATCAGAAAACGAAACGTTGCCAAAGGAGCCGTTGTCATGTGCGAAGTGCTGACCGTAACCTGCAACCCGGCGATTGATCAGACTGTGGAAGTGGCTGTGATGCGGCCCGGTGAGGTGAACAGAGGGAAAAAGGTCAGGATGGATCCGGGCGGCAAAGGTATCAATGTGGCACGTGTGCTCAAGGGCTGGCAAACAGATGTGATGG
Proteins encoded:
- a CDS encoding DeoR/GlpR family DNA-binding transcription regulator, translating into MFTEERQMQILSHLHEHKRASVSELCKRFGVSPATIRRDLKELEDAGLLKRTHGGAISLEHVGFEPSFQEKEDQYREEKRRIAIRAASMIREGETVLLDAGTTTWALARELTPFQQLTVVTNSVFVIRELAGHSSIELLCVGGTVRGTTQSMVGPVAEQTLETIRVDKAFIGTNGVDPDAGLTTPHLLEAQVKKAMIRSAKQVVLLSDSDKAGKVSFAQFAPVEAVDVWITDTGVPEALAERIREKGVHVIKV